One stretch of Francisella sp. LA112445 DNA includes these proteins:
- a CDS encoding aminotransferase class I/II-fold pyridoxal phosphate-dependent enzyme — MSKYSFMDDYSEGCHPNILRVLNDTNLIQQMAYGNDEYSYQAKKLISKHLNKVGVDIHFVAGGTLANLICISSILKPYEAIISAGSGHIALREAGAIEATGHKIISVSSANGKLTSNDIKEVLKNNSHTPHMAKPKLVYISNSTELGTIYTKAELQKLSTICKANDLLLFIDGARLGAALTAKNNDLTLTDIVESADIFWIGGTKTGILFGEAIVIPNKRLAYEFDFNIKQRGALLAKGRVLGLQFRELFSNNLFFDLARHANKMAEKLSQAIIDAGFRLLQPTQSNQVFAIFPNTLIKTLQEKFAFFVMNEIDEQSSMVRLVTSWATIEEKVDDFIKEIIK; from the coding sequence ATGTCAAAGTATAGTTTTATGGATGATTACAGCGAAGGTTGTCATCCTAATATTCTTAGAGTACTAAATGATACTAACCTTATTCAGCAAATGGCTTATGGTAATGATGAATATTCTTATCAAGCAAAAAAACTAATATCTAAACATCTTAATAAGGTTGGTGTTGATATACATTTTGTTGCAGGTGGCACACTTGCTAATTTAATCTGCATTTCTAGTATACTAAAGCCTTATGAAGCAATAATTTCTGCAGGAAGCGGTCATATTGCTTTGCGAGAGGCAGGAGCAATTGAAGCAACAGGGCATAAGATAATTTCTGTGAGTTCAGCAAATGGAAAGTTGACTTCTAATGATATTAAAGAAGTGCTTAAGAATAACTCTCACACTCCACATATGGCAAAACCTAAATTAGTCTATATATCAAATTCAACAGAGCTTGGAACTATATATACAAAAGCTGAACTACAAAAGTTATCAACAATATGTAAAGCAAATGATTTACTCTTGTTTATTGATGGAGCAAGGCTAGGTGCTGCTTTGACAGCTAAAAATAATGATTTGACTTTGACAGATATTGTAGAGTCTGCAGATATATTTTGGATAGGCGGAACTAAAACGGGAATTTTATTTGGCGAGGCTATAGTTATTCCAAATAAAAGGTTAGCTTATGAGTTTGATTTTAATATTAAGCAACGAGGGGCTTTATTAGCTAAAGGTAGGGTGTTAGGTCTTCAATTCAGAGAATTATTCTCTAATAATCTTTTTTTTGATCTAGCTAGACATGCTAATAAAATGGCAGAAAAGCTTTCGCAAGCAATAATTGATGCTGGTTTTAGATTATTGCAACCTACACAAAGCAATCAGGTTTTTGCTATTTTTCCAAATACTTTAATTAAAACTCTTCAAGAGAAGTTTGCATTTTTTGTTATGAATGAAATTGATGAACAAAGCTCTATGGTACGGCTAGTTACTTCTTGGGCTACAATAGAGGAAAAAGTAGATGATTTTATAAAGGAAATAATTAAATAA
- the alsS gene encoding acetolactate synthase AlsS yields the protein MLSGAQLVVKCLERQKVEYVFGIPGAKIDAVFDALVDSNIKVILCRHEQNAAFMAAAYGRVTGKPGVVLVTSGPGVANLATGLLTATTEGDPIVALGGNVPLSMKFRETHQNTDNAKLLENVTKSSIEVTTADIIPEVIANAFRLSTSPQAGSCFISLPQDILSNQTKAIPCSNLININYGHANKEEVTKACQYIANSKRPILLLGQEASRPENTEAIIKLIRKYQIPAISTYQGAGVIPKNLLFCFYGRVGLFKNQPGDKLLQKSDLVITVGFNLCEYDPEIWNAESSKKIIHINYHPANIHTTYQPECELLGNIKENIEHLSNRITDISIHSYKNLQDELFDKIREGKSKIGKNNTIHPLRFIYELNKIIDDYTIICCDVGSVYMWLARYLISHKPHQLLFSNGQQTLGVGLPWAMAVKLSNPNKKVISISGDGGFLFSAMELETAVRENINIIHFVWRDGSYNMVKEQQEMKYKRDASVKLGNIDIPKFAAAFGANGVQINQPNDITEVYNNYLNSNKPTVIDIEIDYSDNIDLFTKAHEANLGN from the coding sequence ATGTTATCAGGTGCTCAACTTGTTGTTAAATGTCTAGAAAGACAAAAAGTAGAATATGTTTTTGGTATACCTGGTGCAAAAATCGATGCTGTTTTTGACGCTCTAGTGGATTCAAATATTAAAGTTATCCTATGTAGGCATGAGCAAAATGCTGCTTTTATGGCTGCTGCATATGGCAGAGTTACTGGAAAACCTGGAGTTGTACTAGTCACTTCAGGTCCTGGTGTAGCAAATTTAGCTACAGGCCTTTTAACCGCAACAACAGAAGGAGATCCTATTGTAGCTTTAGGAGGTAACGTTCCCCTAAGTATGAAATTCAGAGAAACTCATCAAAACACTGATAATGCAAAACTACTTGAAAATGTTACAAAATCATCTATTGAGGTGACAACCGCTGATATTATCCCTGAGGTAATAGCAAATGCCTTTAGACTTTCAACATCTCCCCAAGCAGGATCATGTTTTATAAGCCTCCCTCAAGATATACTTTCTAATCAAACTAAAGCTATACCATGCTCAAACTTAATAAATATAAACTATGGACATGCAAATAAAGAAGAAGTTACAAAAGCTTGTCAATATATTGCTAACTCTAAAAGACCTATTTTACTTTTAGGACAGGAAGCTTCTAGACCTGAAAATACAGAGGCTATCATTAAGCTTATACGTAAATATCAAATTCCTGCAATATCAACATATCAAGGAGCAGGAGTTATACCTAAAAATCTTTTATTTTGTTTTTATGGCAGAGTTGGCTTATTTAAAAACCAGCCTGGTGATAAACTACTTCAAAAGTCTGATTTAGTAATAACTGTAGGGTTTAATCTATGTGAGTATGATCCTGAGATCTGGAATGCAGAATCGTCTAAAAAGATAATCCATATAAACTACCATCCTGCAAATATACATACAACATATCAACCTGAGTGTGAATTACTTGGAAATATAAAAGAGAATATTGAACACTTATCAAATCGTATAACAGATATTAGTATTCATTCATACAAAAACCTTCAGGATGAACTCTTTGATAAAATAAGGGAAGGTAAAAGTAAGATAGGCAAAAATAACACTATCCACCCTCTAAGATTTATCTATGAACTTAATAAAATTATAGATGACTATACAATTATATGTTGCGATGTTGGATCTGTATATATGTGGTTAGCTAGGTATCTAATATCCCATAAACCTCACCAATTACTTTTTAGTAATGGGCAACAAACCTTAGGTGTTGGGCTACCTTGGGCAATGGCTGTCAAACTGTCTAACCCTAATAAAAAAGTAATAAGTATTTCCGGCGATGGCGGTTTTTTATTCTCAGCGATGGAACTAGAAACTGCAGTTCGAGAAAACATCAATATTATTCACTTTGTCTGGAGAGATGGTAGTTACAATATGGTAAAAGAACAGCAAGAGATGAAATATAAAAGAGATGCATCTGTTAAACTTGGAAATATTGATATACCAAAATTTGCAGCTGCGTTTGGAGCTAATGGGGTCCAAATAAACCAACCTAATGATATTACAGAAGTATATAATAATTATTTAAACTCTAATAAACCTACAGTAATAGACATAGAAATAGATTATTCTGATAATATTGATCTATTTACAAAAGCTCATGAGGCAAATTTAGGTAATTAA
- a CDS encoding IS5 family transposase, which translates to MHYHIKEVFWSSILLFLKSQKGIHTNDEDKLRLFIEAVFYVLRTGCQWRMLPFYYGKYRSIHKRFKDWSDKDIFSKLFKSVQNPDLQEVMLDSTIARAHACATGYDKNDNQAIGRSVGGVTTKIHAMTDALGNPLEVLLSEGKTHDSKVAIDLLQKVYNTKVIADRAYHSNEIREHIQNISSEAVIPCKSNTINPIDFDIQIYKERHLIENFFSKIKHFRRVFSRFDKTISAYLGMIKLACTFIWLR; encoded by the coding sequence ATGCATTATCATATAAAAGAAGTATTCTGGTCAAGTATTTTATTATTCTTAAAATCACAAAAAGGTATACATACCAATGATGAAGACAAATTAAGATTGTTTATTGAAGCAGTATTTTATGTATTACGTACAGGCTGCCAATGGAGAATGTTACCATTTTATTATGGTAAATATAGATCAATACATAAGCGTTTTAAGGATTGGAGTGATAAAGACATATTCTCTAAATTATTTAAGTCAGTGCAAAATCCTGATTTACAAGAAGTTATGCTTGACTCAACGATAGCAAGAGCACATGCCTGTGCTACAGGATATGACAAGAATGATAACCAAGCAATTGGTAGATCAGTTGGTGGAGTAACCACCAAGATTCATGCTATGACCGATGCTTTAGGCAACCCGCTGGAAGTATTACTGTCAGAAGGTAAAACTCATGATAGTAAAGTGGCAATAGACCTACTACAGAAGGTATATAATACAAAAGTTATCGCTGATAGAGCATATCACTCTAATGAAATTAGAGAACATATTCAAAATATATCCTCTGAAGCTGTTATTCCCTGCAAATCAAATACTATAAACCCTATAGATTTTGATATTCAAATATACAAAGAAAGACATTTGATTGAGAATTTCTTTTCTAAAATTAAGCATTTTAGAAGAGTATTTTCTAGGTTTGATAAAACCATTTCAGCATATCTGGGTATGATTAAATTAGCTTGTACTTTTATTTGGCTTCGATGA
- a CDS encoding VTT domain-containing protein, whose protein sequence is MKYLNPLLIKRLSIIIFFSLGMFLFFILNGFKYFNLRELQLAYNKASLYVIEHIILSSFIYALIYMLTVFFSVPIKPFLKILAGLLFGLYLGFVISLLSATTGAMLTFLIIKYTWGESFSNSKIKVVSKFKSLVIKHPILILFVARLTPIPFFIPNVLAAILKVKNSIFFFTTLLGIIPFTFIYVWFGVHFKDTIAANTSNSFVDYKFVLALSVLGLMSLIPFIFKAYYKKVKK, encoded by the coding sequence GTGAAATACTTAAATCCTTTACTTATTAAAAGATTATCTATCATAATTTTTTTTAGTTTAGGAATGTTCTTATTCTTTATTCTAAACGGATTTAAGTACTTTAATTTGAGAGAACTACAATTAGCTTACAATAAAGCAAGCTTATATGTTATAGAACATATTATATTATCATCTTTTATATATGCTTTAATATATATGCTTACAGTTTTTTTCTCAGTTCCTATAAAACCTTTTTTAAAGATATTAGCTGGATTATTATTTGGATTATATTTAGGGTTTGTGATCTCTCTATTATCCGCAACTACAGGGGCTATGTTAACATTTTTAATTATAAAGTATACTTGGGGAGAAAGCTTTAGTAATTCAAAAATTAAGGTTGTTTCTAAGTTTAAGTCTCTTGTAATTAAACATCCTATCTTAATTCTATTTGTTGCTAGATTAACGCCTATACCTTTTTTTATACCTAATGTTTTAGCTGCTATCTTAAAAGTTAAAAATAGTATTTTCTTTTTTACTACTTTGCTGGGGATAATACCTTTTACATTTATATATGTTTGGTTTGGAGTACATTTTAAAGATACTATAGCAGCGAATACTTCTAATAGTTTCGTTGATTATAAATTTGTACTTGCTTTGAGTGTATTAGGCCTAATGTCTTTAATACCTTTTATATTTAAGGCTTACTATAAAAAAGTGAAAAAATAG
- the rplT gene encoding 50S ribosomal protein L20: MSRVKRGVTARARHKKVLKQAKGYYGARSRVYRVAKQAVIKAGQYAYRDRKVKKRTFRSLWIVRINAAARQHDISYSQLINGLNKAGVELDRKALAELAVYNKDAFAAVVEKAKAALA; encoded by the coding sequence ATGTCAAGAGTAAAAAGAGGCGTAACAGCACGCGCACGTCATAAGAAAGTTTTAAAACAAGCTAAAGGTTACTACGGAGCTCGTTCAAGAGTATACAGAGTAGCTAAACAAGCTGTAATTAAAGCAGGTCAATATGCATATAGAGACCGTAAAGTTAAGAAAAGAACATTCAGATCGCTTTGGATTGTTCGTATTAATGCTGCTGCTAGACAGCATGATATTAGCTATAGCCAATTAATCAACGGCTTAAACAAAGCTGGTGTTGAGCTAGATAGAAAAGCATTAGCTGAATTAGCTGTATACAACAAAGATGCATTTGCTGCAGTTGTAGAAAAAGCAAAAGCTGCTTTAGCTTAA
- the rpmI gene encoding 50S ribosomal protein L35: protein MPKLKTKSGAAKRFKKTGKGGFKHRCANRAHINTKMTTKRKRHLRGMNQVAKVDTPSLVQQMPYA from the coding sequence ATGCCTAAGTTAAAAACTAAGAGTGGTGCTGCTAAGCGCTTTAAAAAGACTGGTAAAGGTGGTTTCAAACACCGTTGTGCAAATCGTGCTCATATCAACACTAAAATGACTACTAAAAGAAAACGTCATTTAAGAGGTATGAATCAAGTAGCTAAGGTTGACACACCTAGCTTAGTTCAACAAATGCCTTACGCATAA
- the infC gene encoding translation initiation factor IF-3 produces MWRKKVIKTDKKAPINEQIKAKEVRLVGVDGEQIGIVSINEALALAEEADVDLVEMVANAKPPVCRLMDYGKYLFEQGKKKAQAKKNQKQTQVKEVKLRPVTDVGDYQVKLRNLIKFLEKGDKVKVTLRFRGREMSHKELGMEMLKRMANDAAEHGVVEHQPKMEGRQMIMVLGPKKK; encoded by the coding sequence CTGTGGAGGAAAAAAGTTATTAAAACGGATAAAAAAGCACCTATTAATGAGCAAATAAAAGCTAAAGAGGTGCGTCTAGTTGGTGTTGATGGAGAGCAAATTGGAATTGTGTCGATCAATGAAGCTTTAGCATTGGCTGAAGAAGCTGATGTTGATTTGGTTGAAATGGTAGCAAATGCTAAGCCACCAGTTTGTCGTTTGATGGACTATGGTAAGTACTTATTTGAACAAGGTAAGAAAAAAGCACAAGCTAAAAAGAACCAAAAACAGACACAGGTAAAAGAAGTAAAACTTAGACCTGTGACTGATGTAGGGGACTATCAGGTAAAACTACGCAACCTGATAAAGTTCTTAGAAAAAGGCGATAAAGTAAAAGTTACGCTGAGATTCAGAGGTAGAGAAATGTCACACAAAGAATTAGGTATGGAAATGCTTAAGCGTATGGCAAATGATGCTGCTGAACACGGTGTAGTGGAACACCAACCTAAAATGGAAGGTCGCCAAATGATTATGGTTTTAGGACCAAAGAAAAAGTAG
- the thrS gene encoding threonine--tRNA ligase: MINITFPDGSVKEFEKGVNSLQVAKSISPGLAKATVGVYVNGQLTDAKDAIENDCELKLITTKDSDGLEILRHSCAHLLAHAVKELYPKTEVTIGPVVENGFYYDFSFKDNIGESDLPKIEKKMKELAKKGTPVSYKVVSKDEAIEFFKAQGENYKVEIIDSIPADQQIKIYTQGEFSDLCRGPHIPSTAVLKAFKLTKLAGAYWRGDSNNEMLTRIYGTCWATKEDLEQYLHMIEEAEKRDHRKIGKALDLFHFQEESPGIAFWHDNGTRIWREVEDYMRASNNKYGCGEIRTPLIADFSLWEKSGHASKYAENMFSTKSENRDFAIRPMNCPTCVQVYNTKLHSYRDLPIRMAEFGIVHRNEPSGSLHGLMRVRSFTQDDGHIFCSPEQVEEEVILMVKQCFEVYKDFGFNDFDVKIALRPENRIGDDETWDKSEQMLKNALEANSVAYELLPGEGAFYGPKIEFHLKDAIGRSWQCGTIQLDFSMPQRLGATYIDKNGDKQVPVMLHRAIVGSLERFIGMLIEHYAGNLPLWLTPTQVVVTGISNYQDEYCKEVFEALEKNGIRTKIDLRNEKIGFKIREHTLLRVPYLIILGKNEQEQKVVNIRKHNGEALGQMSVDDFCVFLKEQIKAKK, encoded by the coding sequence ATGATAAACATTACATTTCCTGATGGCTCGGTAAAAGAGTTTGAAAAAGGCGTTAATTCATTACAAGTTGCAAAATCTATCTCTCCAGGTTTAGCTAAAGCGACCGTAGGAGTGTATGTAAATGGTCAGTTGACAGATGCAAAAGATGCTATTGAGAATGACTGTGAGTTAAAACTTATTACGACAAAAGACTCTGATGGTTTAGAAATCCTACGTCACTCATGTGCTCATCTTTTAGCTCACGCAGTTAAAGAGTTATACCCTAAAACAGAGGTTACTATCGGACCTGTTGTTGAAAATGGCTTTTATTATGATTTTTCTTTTAAAGATAATATTGGTGAGTCGGATTTACCAAAAATAGAGAAGAAAATGAAAGAGCTTGCTAAAAAAGGTACTCCTGTTAGCTATAAAGTTGTTTCTAAAGATGAGGCTATAGAATTTTTTAAAGCTCAAGGTGAAAATTATAAAGTTGAAATAATTGATAGTATTCCAGCAGATCAGCAGATTAAAATTTATACTCAAGGTGAGTTTAGTGATCTATGCCGTGGTCCTCATATTCCAAGTACAGCAGTTTTAAAAGCATTTAAGTTAACTAAACTAGCTGGGGCATACTGGAGAGGTGATTCTAACAATGAAATGTTAACTAGAATCTATGGAACTTGTTGGGCTACTAAAGAAGATTTAGAGCAATATCTTCATATGATAGAAGAAGCTGAAAAACGTGATCATAGAAAAATTGGTAAAGCTTTAGATTTATTCCATTTCCAAGAAGAGTCTCCAGGAATAGCTTTTTGGCATGATAATGGAACTAGAATCTGGCGTGAAGTAGAAGACTATATGAGAGCTTCTAACAATAAGTATGGTTGTGGTGAAATTCGTACTCCATTAATAGCGGATTTTAGTCTATGGGAAAAATCTGGGCATGCTTCAAAATATGCTGAAAATATGTTCTCAACAAAATCAGAGAATAGAGATTTTGCAATTAGACCGATGAATTGCCCAACTTGTGTACAAGTCTATAATACTAAGCTACATAGTTATCGTGATCTACCAATTAGAATGGCTGAGTTTGGTATAGTACATAGAAATGAACCATCAGGATCTTTACATGGTTTGATGAGGGTTCGAAGCTTTACTCAAGATGATGGCCATATTTTCTGTTCACCTGAGCAAGTTGAAGAAGAAGTTATCTTAATGGTTAAACAATGTTTTGAGGTTTATAAAGATTTTGGCTTTAATGATTTTGATGTAAAGATTGCTCTAAGACCTGAAAATAGAATTGGTGATGATGAAACTTGGGATAAATCTGAGCAAATGCTTAAAAATGCTTTAGAGGCTAATAGTGTTGCTTATGAGTTGTTACCAGGTGAGGGCGCTTTTTATGGACCTAAGATCGAGTTTCATCTAAAAGATGCCATTGGTAGAAGTTGGCAGTGTGGTACAATACAGCTAGATTTCTCTATGCCACAAAGATTAGGTGCTACTTATATTGATAAGAATGGCGATAAGCAAGTTCCTGTAATGTTACATAGAGCTATAGTTGGTTCTTTAGAAAGGTTTATTGGTATGCTTATTGAGCATTATGCAGGTAACCTACCATTATGGCTAACTCCGACACAAGTTGTTGTAACTGGAATTAGTAATTATCAAGATGAGTACTGTAAAGAAGTTTTCGAAGCTTTAGAAAAAAATGGTATTCGCACAAAAATAGACTTGAGAAATGAGAAAATAGGGTTTAAAATACGTGAGCATACTCTTTTACGTGTTCCTTACCTTATTATTCTAGGTAAAAATGAGCAAGAGCAAAAAGTTGTAAATATAAGAAAACATAATGGTGAAGCATTAGGACAAATGTCTGTAGATGATTTCTGTGTTTTTTTAAAAGAGCAAATAAAAGCTAAAAAATAA
- the gcvH gene encoding glycine cleavage system protein GcvH, with protein sequence MSEINHNYLYTESNEWVEVKDNIARVGIDDYSQNEFGEIVYVDLPKVGQDYSKDDEICVIESVKTASDIYSPLSGKVVKVNEELVNNPKLINKSCYTDGWIFEIELSDKQEINNLLKPEDYKNHVE encoded by the coding sequence ATGTCAGAAATTAATCACAATTATTTATATACAGAATCTAATGAGTGGGTAGAAGTTAAAGATAATATTGCAAGAGTAGGAATTGATGACTATTCGCAAAATGAATTTGGTGAGATTGTCTATGTAGATTTACCAAAAGTTGGTCAGGACTATTCTAAAGATGATGAGATTTGTGTTATTGAGTCTGTTAAAACAGCTTCTGATATTTACTCTCCATTATCTGGGAAAGTTGTAAAAGTTAATGAAGAGTTAGTAAATAACCCTAAGCTTATCAATAAATCATGCTATACAGATGGTTGGATATTTGAAATAGAGCTTAGTGATAAACAAGAAATAAATAATCTTTTGAAGCCAGAAGATTATAAAAATCATGTTGAATAA
- the murG gene encoding undecaprenyldiphospho-muramoylpentapeptide beta-N-acetylglucosaminyltransferase: MNLENKNIIITAGGTGGHIYPALAVAELLRQHKANVTWVGTPNSMEANIVPKYFNIQFIKSSGVRRKGIVKKITFPLKLIISTIKARSILKKFKTDLVIGFGGYVSGPICLAAVQNKTPIIIHEQNAKIGLTNRILAKLASKICLAFDIDNIKDHFSEKQLARTKVVGNPVRKDIIELNDKLKDFSNPQLKLLILGGSQGAKAINEIIPSLITKAKEQNIDIKVWHQTGKLTLEQTKDNYKNISVENIKDISAFIFDMAAAYKWADLIICRAGALTVSECAVAGLPAIFIPLPSAVDDHQFFNAQNIVKNGAGFCLRQQEMTLENLIDIIKPLSQNKAQLEKMSQIAKKTLIKDSSEQILECVKEILSKNN; the protein is encoded by the coding sequence ATGAATCTTGAAAATAAAAATATCATTATTACCGCAGGTGGAACTGGAGGTCATATATATCCAGCTTTAGCTGTGGCTGAGCTATTGAGACAACACAAAGCTAATGTCACCTGGGTTGGTACTCCAAATAGTATGGAAGCAAATATAGTGCCTAAGTACTTTAATATCCAGTTTATAAAATCCTCAGGCGTTCGAAGAAAAGGAATCGTCAAAAAAATCACATTCCCTCTAAAGTTAATAATTAGCACAATTAAAGCTCGATCAATATTAAAAAAATTTAAAACTGATCTTGTAATAGGGTTTGGGGGTTATGTTTCTGGACCTATATGCCTTGCAGCAGTTCAAAACAAAACACCTATTATAATACATGAGCAAAATGCAAAAATTGGGCTGACAAATAGGATCTTAGCAAAACTAGCTAGCAAAATATGCTTAGCATTTGATATAGACAATATCAAAGACCATTTTTCTGAAAAACAACTAGCTAGGACAAAAGTTGTTGGTAATCCTGTAAGAAAGGATATAATTGAGTTAAATGACAAACTTAAAGATTTCTCTAATCCTCAACTAAAACTTCTAATACTTGGAGGTAGTCAAGGAGCAAAAGCTATAAATGAAATTATTCCAAGCTTAATTACAAAAGCTAAAGAACAAAATATTGATATTAAAGTTTGGCACCAAACAGGTAAGCTAACACTTGAGCAAACTAAAGATAATTATAAAAATATTTCTGTAGAAAATATTAAAGATATCTCAGCATTTATATTTGATATGGCAGCAGCATACAAATGGGCAGACTTGATAATTTGTAGAGCTGGTGCACTAACAGTCTCTGAATGCGCTGTTGCGGGATTACCTGCAATATTTATACCACTACCATCAGCAGTTGATGATCATCAATTTTTTAATGCTCAAAATATTGTCAAAAATGGTGCTGGTTTTTGCTTAAGACAACAAGAGATGACTTTAGAAAATTTAATAGATATAATAAAGCCTCTATCACAGAATAAAGCTCAACTTGAAAAAATGTCACAAATTGCAAAAAAAACATTGATAAAAGACTCAAGTGAACAAATATTAGAATGTGTAAAAGAAATTTTAAGTAAGAATAATTAA
- a CDS encoding YbaB/EbfC family nucleoid-associated protein, which produces MNFDMSKLMQQAQKMQEQMKKAQEQRDNMEVTGESGAGLVKITMTGKYDVKSVSIDSSLMSEDKEMLEDLVAAAVNSAVKKVEENSSSTDIQKMAKDAGIDLPSGMNFPFK; this is translated from the coding sequence ATGAACTTTGATATGTCAAAGCTAATGCAACAAGCTCAAAAAATGCAAGAACAAATGAAAAAAGCTCAAGAACAACGTGATAACATGGAAGTTACTGGAGAGTCTGGAGCTGGGCTTGTAAAAATAACAATGACTGGAAAGTACGATGTTAAATCAGTAAGCATTGATAGCTCTCTAATGAGTGAAGATAAAGAAATGTTAGAAGATTTAGTTGCTGCTGCTGTTAATAGCGCGGTTAAGAAAGTTGAAGAAAACTCTTCTTCTACAGATATTCAGAAAATGGCAAAAGATGCTGGTATTGATTTACCAAGTGGAATGAACTTTCCTTTCAAATAA
- the recR gene encoding recombination mediator RecR, translating into MNNKIFSPKITAVIESLRKLPTIGKKSSQRLALHLLDKSPETAIAIANSLLEATQTITKCQQCQALTENTICDICNSSNRNDNKLCIVESMLDMIAIEEAGIFRGKYFILNGRISPLDGIGPNELKLDILSEIIESREIDEIILAISPTVEGETTAHFISQMISRDIKISRIGFGVPFGGELEYLDQQTLLHAFNARTNI; encoded by the coding sequence ATGAACAATAAGATATTCTCTCCGAAGATTACAGCTGTAATAGAATCTTTACGTAAATTACCAACTATCGGTAAAAAGTCATCACAGCGACTTGCGTTACATTTACTAGATAAATCCCCAGAGACAGCTATTGCTATTGCTAACTCACTTTTAGAGGCAACTCAAACAATCACAAAATGTCAGCAATGCCAAGCGCTCACAGAAAACACTATTTGTGATATATGCAATAGTTCAAACCGAAATGATAATAAGTTATGCATAGTTGAAAGTATGTTAGATATGATAGCTATTGAAGAGGCGGGAATTTTTAGAGGTAAATATTTCATATTAAATGGTAGAATCTCTCCTTTAGATGGAATCGGCCCTAATGAGCTTAAATTAGATATTTTATCTGAGATAATTGAGTCACGTGAGATCGATGAAATAATACTTGCTATAAGTCCTACCGTAGAAGGTGAGACTACTGCTCATTTTATTTCTCAAATGATTAGTCGTGATATAAAAATCTCTCGAATTGGCTTTGGAGTTCCATTTGGAGGAGAATTAGAATATCTAGATCAACAAACATTACTGCACGCATTTAATGCTAGAACTAACATTTAA